tttttctttcatgattcagatagagcatgtgattttaagcaactttctaatttactcctattatcaattgttctttgttctcttggtatctttatttaaaaaagcaagaatataaagcttaggagtcagcccatttggGTTCAGCATCTGGgtcgcgcttgctgattggtgtctaaatgtaactaccaactagcaagcgctacccaggtgctgaaccaaaaaatgggccggcacctaagcttagattccttttcaaataaagataccaatagaacaaagaaaaattgataataggagtaaaactataaagttgcttaatattgcatgctcaatccgaatcatgaaagaagaaatttgcgtttagtgtcccttgaatcatgaaagtttaaatattgataagactatccctttaaaaactacaactaatctaAACTCTTGTCAGTTAAGTGTGGGCAAATAATCTGCTTTTTATTTTGGGAGCCTAAATATCATTATTCCGAATTCTCAAAGTTGAAAAACCGATTGTTAAATAATGAATAATCTAAACTCCTTTAATGCGGgagcttaattaaagggacatgaaacccaaaatgtttctttcatgattaaggtagagaatacaattttaaacaacattccaatatacttctattatttaatttgcttcattctttaaatatcctttgttgaagaaatagcaatgcacagaggtgagccaatcacacaaggcatctatgagcagccaccaatcagcagctactgagcccatttagatatgcttttcaacaaaggatatcaagaaaatgaagcaaattagcaaatagaagtaaattggaacattgtttaaaatgacatgctccttctaaatcatgaaagaaaaaaaattgtgtttcatgtcccttgaatatTACTGTTAATTGTACAAACGGTtcctctaaagcagtgtttttcaaccagtgtgccgtgagagatcctcaggtgtgccgcggcagactgacaacagtgtgacatatttttaaaaaaaaaataaataaataaatttattctgGGCTCATCCGGAATCATTTACAACTATgatatattgacattcattcacagacaatcattatgattgtttgagaatgaatgtcaatatgtcatgtatagtttgtaggaggcatggcatgacagtacagcgcgtgtgtgtgtgtgtgtatatatatatatatatatatatatatatatatatatatatatatatatatatatatatatatatatatatatatatatatatatatatatatatatatatatatatatatatatatatatatatatatgctgtattaatgtaaaaaagtgtgccacggcaaaaaaaaaaggttgaaaatcgcTGCTCTAAAGTTTACCCCTAGTCTTCAGGGGTAAGTGGATCTCTAATCAATACGCCTCActtgtacatatttaaagggacagcctacaccagaatttgtattgttttaaaagatagataatccctttattacccattccccagttttgcataaccaacactgttatattaatatactttttagctctgtgattatcttgtatctaagcctctgcaaactgcccctttatttcagttcttttgacagacttgcagtctagccaatcagtgcctgctcccatataacttcacgtgcacgagaacagtgttatctatatgaaatacgtgaactaacaccctctagtggtgaaaaactgttaaaatgcattctgaaaagaggtggccttcaaggtctaagaaattagcatatgaacctcctaggttaagctttcaactaagaataccaagataacaaagcaaaattggtgataaaagtaaattggaaaattgtttaaaatgacatgctctatctgaatcatgaaagtttattttggcctagactgtccctttaacagttattaAATTAATGCCATTACAGAGATTGCTAGGTGGTCCTTCTGAAGAAGGTTTAATGTGAAAGGTGTATCAGGGGACCACTATGAGAGCATAGTCTCTCCCTTTAACCATCTTACTCTAGCATTCTCTGCAATGCCAATAATTAAATAACTGTTAAATATATACTAGTATGGCGCATTGATTAGAGATCTACTTAAGCCTGAACTTTAGAGTTACCGTTTGTACAATTAACAGTAATACTAATTCAGCTTCTGCATTGAAGGACCTTAAATtattcataatttaaagggacagtctactccaaaattttaaataacgcctttactaccccttccccagttttgcacaaccaacattgttatattaaagggacactgaacccaattttttttcttttgtgattcagatagagcatgcaatttgaagcaactttctaatttactccgattatcaaattttcttcattctcttgctatatttatttgatatgcaagaatgtaagtttagatgccggcccatttttggtgaataacctgggttgtccttgctgattggtggataaattcatacaccaataaaaaagtgctgtccagagttctaaaccaaacaaaaatcttagatgccttctttttcaaataaagatagcaagagaacgaagaaaatgtaataaataggagtaaattagaaaattgcttactctatctgaatcacgaaataaaaaatgtgggttcagtgtccctttaatatactttataacctttctaaaccatctcttatctcagtgcatttgtatatcttttcaaagctagacagcgctagctcATGTGTActacatagataacattgtactcactcctatggagttattcatgaatcagaactaattggctaaaacgcactgaaataaaggggcagtctgcagaggcttctatACAAGGtaaaagaagtaaaaagtatattaatataaccgtgttggttatgcaaaactttggaatgggtaataaaggaattatctaactttttaaataatttaggagtagactgtccctgtaataaTTGGTGCCTCAACTTTGAGATTCCAGAAATAGGAGCCCTAGTTTAGTCTTCAGGCGTGTTAATATTTCTGCAGAAGCAGATTATTTGCCCACACttaattgcttttttgtaatttataaaATTACCTTTTAAATAATGGGTATTGGAGATTTGTAATGGAAAGTAGATTAAACTCCATATCTACTGAATTTATTATGCAAAATTTCTAAGTCTTTGTGATGTCATCAAGCTCATATATAGCAATGTCAAAGGTATCCCCAACCTCAGCTGTAGAGGTCCATAAAGATGCCAGGCCCTTCAGCTGTTTAGAATGTAGGGGATCCAGGTTGGAAAACGTTGTTGTTGTCCACATTGTAGGTGTAATGCAAACAAACACACTGGGTCCAACTTCACATTCTAGAGGTTAAGTTCTTGCCTTTCACCAAGTGGTGGCATGATATAAACCTACTCACCCTGAATTATCTGGTACTGAATTTTATACTCCAAGGATGCAAATTATTTTACTCTGAAACACCTAACAGAACATTTTCTAATTTAGTTACACTGGATCATACAAAATTGTACAGCATAAATGGAAAACACTAAGTTACGCATTGTGTTTGCTGATTTTGTGCCGCCTTTACACTTTGAGATATTTTATAACTCACCTGTCTATTTCACTGCTTGTTGGCCTTGACACTTTGGTGCTTGATGACCCCAAACTATAACTCTCTTGTCCACCAGTGCTGTGCCCTGTTGTATCAATCATCATGGCAGTCACTTCTTCTGCACTACTTCCATCCTCACCAGAGGGTTGGTTCTCTGGTCCCAACCATTCATCCATGTTTTCTGTCTTAATACGTAGTCCCCCCATTACCCTAACTTCATCATCACTTCGTTCGCCACGGTCTGCTGATCCAGTCTCTACATACCATTGCCCTGCTCGATTGATACGTAGAATGGGCTCTCTACTCTCTGCATCTGAACCATGTTCCACTAGCTGTGGGCTGGTGGATTCCTCAGCTGGGCTCAGCTCCCGAATGTCAAGCACTGTGCTTACCTGTCCCCTCCGACTTGCTGAATTCCGTGGAGTGCTGTGCCTTGGGCTTAAAGAGCGGCTTAAGCTTTGGCTAACACGATTGGAATCCTGGCCCCTTTCTGTGTGCTTAGGTCGACTCTGGCTCAGCTCTTCCTCAGACTCTGGTGAATTAATTTTCAGATGGATTCCCTCCAAGATTTGTGTGCATTTATCAATTATATGCTGCATCTGAAGAAAGCTGGCAGCTGTGAGATAGCTAATTATGTCAGCCAACTGCAAGCAGATCCTCCCCGTATAACAGAAAGAAAGCAACTGCTCAAAAACCCCAGGATTTTTAATAACTGAAAGTGAGACAGCACTCATCTCGTTAAGAGACATATGATCACGGAAGTAAGGTGAGCTAGCAGCCAGAACCACTTTATGGGCCCGAAATGACTGACCCTGCACATTGACTACGATGTCACAAAGACGGCCTTGCATCCGTAGCTGATTCAGGTGGTTGAGAACAGAGTTGCTATACTCTGGGATCTCCAATTGGATGTTTCCTCCTCTTTCCATGGTTGCCCCTTTCTTATGTACTCAAccctacaacaacaaaaaaaacaaaatatcagtGCTACATTGTTTTATGATTCATTTAACACCTGTTTGGAATATAGATCAGGCAGATATAGATAGTGTAAATGCAAAGAGAAAGTACTAAATGACTGGGACAATTAACTGAAGATTTTATCGCATTAAAGGAACTTTCAAAACTAAATGtatactttcctgataaattaatttattttatgatagttatAGTCCATGATATCCTCATATATGGGAttacactccagtccactaggaggaggaaaaaacACCCCTACATACCACTAGAGTTATAATGCCTCCCACTCTCCCAGAATCcttcagtcatacatatagccaaggaaGGGAGGATAAAAAAGAAAGGCAGGAAAGGACAAAttgaagtgcaaaacaagtacctatttaaaaaaaaaaaaaaaagtaatggttGTGTTGGTAACTCGCAGAAAAAGCTCCAATATCGAcatgtaaatatattgattttaaaagaCAAAAAACAGCTTCATCACAGGGATTTGAAATATATAAAGGCACATAGTAGTGCAAAAGTAAAAAGCTTTAACGTACTAAAAAtgctgtgataaagtaatgatatgaGGAGACCAGACatgttggacttttttttttttttattaggtttgaaaattaataaataaatatgtatggttATTAACAATATTAACATTGGTAAAGAGTGAACATCAAATCAGAGcactggccctgcagccccctTATCAGTCATatatccacatcagatcagacacctgACCCTGCAGTCCCCCAATCACACACACCCACAAGCCTACATCCAGCCCATCTGTCATCCCCTATCAGACAACAGTTCCCAAACCCCTGATGTCACTCTATTAGCCTCATACCTTACATACCCCTAGGCCACCTGGCTGCTGCTTTTGTTTTCCCTATGTGCTGTCTCCCAAGCACTGTGGGTTAGGCTTGTACAGGGGAGAAAAGTAGTTCAGTGTTTAGCCTGGCTGCCAAACTATCGAAAAGCCAGGTAGAAATGTAACAAAAATTAGCATGAAAAGCAGTATCACCCTGTGATGTAGCGCTCTGAGTCCTATTAGAAATAACTCACAGTGACGCATATGGCACTAGTGTCATAGGATTCTGACCTTGGCATTCAATCATTTTATTAGATCACTACTGTGTGCCTCTAACCATGTCTAGGAGGCATATGTGCATAACCACTACTTACTGGCCGTGTCCAGCTCAAAAATGGAAGTACATTGCCACTCCAAAGCAGACTAATTCCCTTCAGAGGGAATTACAATCATTAGCATAGGGTTTTTCAATTCCAGTTTTCAAGGTACACTAACAtaccagattttcaggatttccTAGGATGAgaacagcttaaccccttaatgaccgcaatgTACCCTGTACGCTACTGGTTGTTAAGGAATTGTGTGGCTATAAGAgtgcgctattagaccctcccggTGAGACCGCGCTATTGAGAGcggcacccccatagaaagaccaacgacgtacgcggTACGTcgctagtcattaaggggttaataaacttggTT
This portion of the Bombina bombina isolate aBomBom1 chromosome 10, aBomBom1.pri, whole genome shotgun sequence genome encodes:
- the ZBTB37 gene encoding zinc finger and BTB domain-containing protein 37 codes for the protein MERGGNIQLEIPEYSNSVLNHLNQLRMQGRLCDIVVNVQGQSFRAHKVVLAASSPYFRDHMSLNEMSAVSLSVIKNPGVFEQLLSFCYTGRICLQLADIISYLTAASFLQMQHIIDKCTQILEGIHLKINSPESEEELSQSRPKHTERGQDSNRVSQSLSRSLSPRHSTPRNSASRRGQVSTVLDIRELSPAEESTSPQLVEHGSDAESREPILRINRAGQWYVETGSADRGERSDDEVRVMGGLRIKTENMDEWLGPENQPSGEDGSSAEEVTAMMIDTTGHSTGGQESYSLGSSSTKVSRPTSSEIDRFSPSGSVVTMTERHRAKSESPRRQEEPKQHSSQGDEGGAIGVSGYVEYLREQEVSERWFRYNPRLTCIYCAKSFNQKGSLDRHMRLHMGITPFVCRMCGKKYTRKDQLEYHIRKHTGNKPFHCHVCGKSFPFQAILNQHFRKNHPGCVPLEGPHSISPETTTVVTSRGPTEEESPPHEEAGVVAPSATVEVAYGGETAHGSVSTTGPD